AAGGTCTGAAAGTGCTGCCCGTGGCGGAAGCCGCGCAAGCTGCAGACTGGATCATGATCCTGCTGCCCGATGAATTCCAAAAGAGCGTTTTTGAAAGCGAAATCCGTCCGGCTCTGAGTGCAGGGAAAGTCCTCGCCTTTGCTCACGGTTTCAACATCCACTTCGCCCAAATCGTGCCGCCCGCCGATGTGGACGTGGTGATGATTGCACCGAAGAGCCCCGGCCACTTGGTGCGTCGCACCTATGAACAAGGCCAAGGTGTGCCCTGCCTGTTCGCGATCTACCAAGATGCCAGCGGTCAAGCTCGCGATCGCGCCATGGCTTACGCCAAAGGCATTGGTGGCACCCGCGCCGGCATTCTGGAAACCAGCTTCCGTGAAGAAACCGAAACCGACCTGTTCGGCGAACAAGCGGTGCTTTGCGGTGGTTTGAGCGCCCTGATCAAAACCGGTTTTGAAACACTGGTGGAAGCTGGTTATCAACCTGAGCTGGCCTACTTCGAGTGTCTGCACGAAGTCAAGCTGATCGTCGATTTGATCGTCGAAGGTGGTTTGGCGGCAATGCGCGATAGCATCTCCAACACGGCAGAATACGGCGACTATGTCACCGGTCCTCGCCTGATCACGGAAGAAACCAAGGCTGAAATGAAGCGCGTGCTGGCCGACATTCAGCAAGGTCGTTTCGCCCTCGACTTCGTTCAAGAGTGTGGTGCTGGCAAGCCGGTGATGACGGCAACCCGTCGTCTGGAAGCCGAGCATCCGATCGAGTCGGTGGGCAAAGACCTGCGGGCTATGTTTAGCTGGCTGAAAAAGTAAGCGCCTAAGCGATCGCTATTAATCGGCGATCGCCTATCAGTCTGTTCTAAAAATCCGGTTTGGGAGTGGTTGTTAACGCTGAGTCGTTCGCCGCTTCTTGGCCGGATTTTGCGTTGTTGAGCGCCGCAATTACTCAGTTGCATCCATTGCTAACAGCAGTCTTCTCAGCAGTGGCACGAGTGTCGCCAGCTCCTCGGAAGTGGCAAATTCGGAGAGCAGCGCCCCTTCTTGAGCGAAAAAACGGGCATCACTATCATCCGCTAGCGCAATACCTTTGGGCGTCAGTTGCACAATCACGCTACGGCGATCGCTACCATCCCGCGATCGCACCACAATACACGGCAACTCTATTTGTAAAACCTGCCGATAGAGAAACAGTCAGGCGCTCAAAGCAACGGTTTGCGTTACGGGGCCACATGACACTGAATCGCTAAGTGAGATAGGTAAGCTCGAATCTTGTCGCTCCCCATCTCTCTCAGATGGCGCTTGTTGTAGAACAGGATGAAATCTCGAATGTAGTAAAGATACGACTTCTTGGTCTTGAGGCTGAAATGTTTAAGGCGAATCGCTTCTCTCACCTGATCAAGCAGGTGCAGTGGTTATGGTGATGACATAGGTAGATGCTGGATAACCCCGACTGGGGGGGTATTGTCCGTCAAAAGTGCTGGATAACACCCCAAAACCACGGTGTCATCCCGTAGATCCGGTGGATAATATTCGGCATCACGGTAGTTATCTAACGGATCTGACGCTTAATACATAGTTAGCTGTCCTAAAAGTAATAGCTTGTGTGGCGATTACGGATTTGGAAAAGCTATATTGGCTTGGGCCTTCTAGATTATTTGGAGTCCACATTTGTTCTGCAACTGGTTTGCCATCAATAAAAGAGAGCCTTGCCCTTACAATTTTTTAGTTGAAGATATTACAGAAAGTAGTCAACCGAACCTTGCAGATCCAGATGACTCTATTCTTGATGATTTTGCCAAGTATCTTTTGACTGCACATGCAGATCCTGAGATGATCAAGAATGAATGCACGATTCTCCTTAAAGACTTAGAGGATGTAGATTTACCTATAATTAAAGAAGAAATTGAGCAAAAAATTTTCCAGAAATACGCCGAAGAAGAAGTTTTACCTGTTAGGACATCTGGCTTTAAAGGTTTAGCTTGGTTTGGTAATTTTGGTGAGATCTTATCATCACTGATTTTGATAAAATTTCAAGGTTTTTCGTCACCTATTTACAAATTGAGGTATCGCGAAAAAACCTCTTGGGCAATGAAATTGACAGATTTTTGTCTTATCAAAAATTGTGAAAGATTGGCTAAACCTTTGATTTGCTATGGTGAAGTCAAAACTAAATCTAGTCATTTTGATGCCGATCTCGGAATTCAAGGTCATGATAGTTTAATCAAGGATGATGCATTAGAAGACCCTGAAATACTTAAATTTTTTTGTAAAATGCTTTACAGCAGGGAGAAATTTGATGAGGCAGACTTCTTCTCAAAAATTAGGCTTGGAAAAATAGCTTACGATAAACACTTCTATCTTTTTCTTGTGCATGAAAAACAAACTTGGAGTGATGAGATCTTAGATAAGCTTAATACCCATTCAATAGATGAACGATTAGAAAATTTCTGCGTCAGTGTAGTACTTATTCAAGAACTAAGAAAAATTATTGATGAGTCCTACGCACGAGCTTGGAAAGGGGTGAGAGAAATTGTCAATGGATAAGCAGACCTTTCTGAAAAACACCTCTAATAGCCTCAGAGAATTAAATTCAGATCCAATTTTTAGAAATAATTTATATCAAGTTCGAACAAAAGCTATTCAACATGAATTTCTTCCAGGGCAGTCAGATACTCAGTTTACGTTTGACTTTAAGAGAATCTGGCAATATTGTGACTATCTTCTTTCAGAAAGTATTCTATTGCTAAAAGAAAATTTTGACGATAAGAATTATTTACTAGAAAATATTAAAACTGCCGCCCAATCTTTTGAATTTTTGGCAAAGTTTGCAAACCGAGAGGAGCGAGAAACTTTGCTAATAAACTCTGCTATTTGTTATCAAATATCGGGATATCAAGCAAACTCATTTTGCATTAGTAGACTCATTGAAGCTGAATTTTTGAATCAGGCAAATATCCCACAGCCTGGAGAAATAGATTCTGAATTGACAAGATTTTTTAGACAAGCCTTTATTAATTTTCTGCGTCGAGAAGTCCGACGAATGCAAGAAGTTTCAAGTCTTGCAATTGATAGAATTAATGGTTTCCAGACTACTATTTCTCAACAGATAAAACATCCAGACTTTTCAATAAATGATGTTTTTGCGTTGACTGCTCATGCATTTTTTCATCGCTCGATTAGCGATTTTTCACAGTTTTGTCTAAGTGGCAACCTAGAAATTTTTGAAGAGTGTAAAAGGAAACTTCAAAAGAGCCAATGTAACTTCTCAAAGGCAGGTGATTCCACCTTTGCTGTAATCGTTTCAGAACTTCTGGCTATCCTTGATTTATTCTCTGAGCGTTCAACATGGATTAACATAAATGAATATGCTAGCAATTTGCTAAATGACCCAATTTGGCGGTTCTACCTTAGAAATCTAGCCCAGGAGAAATCGATTGTTGAGTTTTGGGTATCTCAACTAAAAGCCATTCAAAACCACTTACTCACAAGTAATGATAGCTTTGTTGTACAAATGCCAACTAGTGCAGGGAAAACCTTTATTGCAGAGTTGGCTATCTTAGCATCTCTGACTGCTGGAGCTGATACTC
The sequence above is a segment of the Synechococcus elongatus PCC 11801 genome. Coding sequences within it:
- the ilvC gene encoding ketol-acid reductoisomerase encodes the protein MARMYYDADANLDLLNGKTVAIIGYGSQGHAHALNLRDSGVNVVVGLYPGSKSAAKAEAEGLKVLPVAEAAQAADWIMILLPDEFQKSVFESEIRPALSAGKVLAFAHGFNIHFAQIVPPADVDVVMIAPKSPGHLVRRTYEQGQGVPCLFAIYQDASGQARDRAMAYAKGIGGTRAGILETSFREETETDLFGEQAVLCGGLSALIKTGFETLVEAGYQPELAYFECLHEVKLIVDLIVEGGLAAMRDSISNTAEYGDYVTGPRLITEETKAEMKRVLADIQQGRFALDFVQECGAGKPVMTATRRLEAEHPIESVGKDLRAMFSWLKK
- a CDS encoding phage integrase N-terminal SAM-like domain-containing protein is translated as MREAIRLKHFSLKTKKSYLYYIRDFILFYNKRHLREMGSDKIRAYLSHLAIQCHVAP